The genomic DNA tcatcagaagatattgatcattcagaggatgaatttaatcaaaactatttgcttcaaaacatcatatttatcattattagtagtttttttgcacattttcactgaaaaaaagaaaatgcagtgttacacactgccatcataaaataaagtgcaacaagtttcttttcactgaaactactgcgtagaagtctcaaagtaaccatgacaacataatgacagcattgtaacaactttaagtgagaacattaagtataaatcaccctgagttactgacaatgcacaaaaataataaaaattaatttatccTATTGCATCAGTTtaagcactgatctgaacagattatattaaaaaaaatgtctgtgcatGCATAAATATTggaggcattacacactgctaaatattaaaaataaataaataaataaaaatcggcacccaaaaaaatcgcaatatatcgtgaaatctattttttttcacacccctaagcaaaaccattataaagtaattttttttttcataatactgaccctttaaaatacacattatcCTTTTCCACCACTAAAGCATTTGTCAGCATCCTCTTATTATGGTTGGAAGTTATTTTCACTTTATGTAGAGTTGCCATCACCAATCTCCTTGCAAATCTCAACTAATTGAACCCTATCTCATGTAGACTTTGACAATTTGGTACTTCTGTGAGGCCGAAAGgatatagatttagattttctCTGACTATTCAGGGAGAAAGAGTGACCCAAACGTGGGTTGGATTACATGGAAAAGTACAGCAATGGTTTAGGTACAACTGGGAGGAGCCAAGTTATactgtaagcattggaaactttgaatgtGACAGAttaatgtcctgtggggttcctcggGGCTGTGTTCCTTTTTATGCTTCCTTTAAGACAAATTCTACAGAATTGTAAgattgattatcagagctacaactatatctatcagtGAACCAAGGtaactatggtcccattgaggtgttgtgtgactgcttagaaaaggtaaactgctggatgagtgaaaacttccttcaactaaatcatgagcAGATGGCGGttattgtctttggtaacagggaaaagaggactgctgtcagcaaggaCCATGAGTCTCCAGCCCTAAAAGCTGAAGTCCCAAAAATTGGtggactcagatcttacattcagcagtgaGATTTAGTCATtcccaaaaacagcttctaccacataaagaacatctccagagtgaaaggctTCATGACTCAAAAGCATGTTGCAGCTTCTGCTGATCTTTCTATCTCCAGCAGAATGAACAATTGTAatagtcttcatcaaacatctacaacTGGTCCAGAACAATGAGGTCAGAGCACTATACTTCAGTTTGGCTTTCACTCAgtctcagaatagactttaaagttctgctgctggtgtataaatgtgatccagaatacatcagtgggATGTTAGTCAAGTATGAACCCaacaggtctctcagatctatggacacgtCAGATAGtggaaccccaaaaacacagcaaacatggtgatgctgcttttagtcgttatgctgcaaataagtggaacaaactgcagcagagctgaagtcagcatccaatgtcaaaatgtttgaaTCCTTTTCTCTACTGCCtttgactgagagggagatttatcATCATGTTATTCTTGATTTTAAAccatgttaaatgttttaaactgtttactgttgcactttttaatcttgtaaagcacattgaattgccttgtgtgtAAAATGCACTATACCAAATTAATGAGCCTTGCCTGAAAAAGTCCAGTCTACCATAATTTCCGGACAATAAAGCACACCATTATATTGGCCGCATACCAATAATTTAGCCATTTTctatgaaaaatccacacaaaggcCGCAGTGTAACATAAGCCGCACTCTAtaggctgatgagggtgcccttcaaacaattcggccaatcagaacgggcagatAGGCGGACTGCTATACTTAAGTTAGGTTTAACAACTGATGAGTTTCCTTCTCCACATGAAGTCTACATAttagtccatttacagcttttaatggtcattttttactggaaccaggcTGATACACTGCTTTGTCCACTATTCTTACAGTGAACTACTGCAGAGAGATCACGCAGAATCAAGACTCTGAGTCAAAATATGGACGCAATCGTTTCTGAACAAACTAAAcatggtgatttggcaactttatgcagTTTATAGTTTCCTTTTTTCCGGACTATAAAGCACTGCTTATACTGTAAATGGAGTGGAGATCAGAATAGCCTTGATACAGACTGTATCTCCATCTGTCCATCCTCCTTACGTAAGATTCTCCATCAACCCCAGAGTCCAGAGCAGCGGTCACTCCTGAACAAGACTAAAGCAttgatttaacaacttttgtttgtttccttctattacaaactggctgacttttactttatTACTTTACACAGGCTGCCGCAGcgctctctctctgacaacatttctctgtCTTTGCCATGATGAGGGTATGTTCATGACAAAATaactgatcagaatgattcagtgggaGCGCAAACTATTTAATGTTATCAGTTTCATTggtccacctggtctaatgtgacgaaGCTCAATTTTTTGGCGGCACAAACCTTAAAAACCGaaaaaatctacaaattaaCCGGGCCGCTGTTTAAgccacagggttcaaagcgtgggAAAATAGTAGCGGCTTTTAGACATGGGCGACAGGGCTCACAACACTACTGCCCTTTAAAACCAGTGTGCAGGCTTCCATCAGTGACTGGTCTACAAACCCTTTTAACAGTCAGAAGGCCTAACATTGTTTGAGCTGAAAAGGATGTTGCAGAAGTCCATGACAGGAACAGCAGCTGTACTTTCTACAACCATCAGCTTCCTGTGAGGGCATCAGTGCACCTACTTGTTGAAGGAAGTCTGGTCTTGTAGATTGAGGACCAAGCTGTCAGAGTTGAGGTAAACTTTGTTCTGAGATAAAGCCACCTGAAAGCAAACAAAGAGTCAGAGTGTGGAAGCAGCTGGACAAGCACCATGAGATGGGAGAAGGTACTGACGGTCTTTGCAATGTTCTGTGCTGCTCGGATCTTTCTCAGCTTCAGATAGCCAGGGTTCTTCGTGACTGCTTGGCCCAACTTTAGGAAACAACACATCACAGACGATCAATGCTTGATTTAGCTTCTCTCAATACTTATGGAGAGACACAGTGACACAGAATCATGGGCTTTACCATTTTGGCAGCTTCAGCTTCTCCTTCAGCCTGAATGATCTTCTGTCTTTGGTCTTGTTTGGCCTTTTCCACAAAAAACTGGGCTCTCTGAGCCTCCTGCTGGGCTGAAGACACACTCAACAGTAACGTGACAGTTTTCTTACCATGCCCTTCATTTTGATTTCAGAGCTATTCCTACTAAATAGTAAGGAGTTAGAGATACATGGAAACATGTATTTTAGCATCATCTTAAATATCTGCATCAGTTATTTTAAAGTTGCTCCAAATTTCCGGTTAATTCCAAAAAATGATTCtcactcagttttttttcttgaatattcccaaaatttCTGAAGCTTACGTTCTTGTGAACATTTACCGGAAATGTTCTGTCCCTTTGCAACCCGAGTTATAATGTTCACTAAAGCTTCAGCTTGTGAAGGTCACTGACACGATTAGTCCACTTTGAGAGACATGAGTGGAACAAACGCTCTCTATCTGTAGAAACAAAGCATGTGTGTCTCAGTGAGGGTGGAGGTGTCTCACCAACTTGCTTGGCCTCCACAGCAGCAGTGTACTGGCTGCTGAAGCTCAGCTCAGTGATGGACACATCATCCAAAATGATGTTGAAGTCTTTGGCTCTCTCAAAGAGCTCCCTGCGCACCAGCAATGACACCTGCAcagcacacaatgacatcagTGAACAGCCAGATCACACTGTTTCAGTAGATAGAGTGTAGAGTCACATGTCGAGCTGGCAATTGATGATCCTCACAGAAGAAAGACTGCTAAACAATGTGATATACAATAGTTCCATGATGAGAAGTAAAGcctattttctttatttatcatGTGATTGGTCATCTGTAAGACTTTCACTGATCAGCAAATGCCATGAAAACCATGATGGGAGCCGCTCATGTACCGAGTGAATGAATTTTGTTGGACTATTACTGACAGTATAGAAGTATAAACATGCTCTTTCCTCAGTAAACTCTGAGGGGAAGGGCTGATGTTGGGACGGTACCTGTGCTCTCTGCGTGATGAGCTGCGAGGCATTGAACTTTGCAACTACAGACTTAAGAACCTCATTAACGATGGAGGGCAGCACTCGCTCATCATAGTCCTTTCCAAGCTTCTGATAAAGAACTGGCAGGTTAGATGCCATGGGCCTGGACAGGACTCGTACGGCAATGTTCACCATCTGCAAATCTGGAAGGACACACACGCTGCACATGTAATGAAAGGCCGCACATTGGAGACATGGCCAGGTTTGAAATGTAGTATACAAACCAACAGTTTATGTTCACCTAAAATGGATGGAGTTTAATATGAGTTTTGAGAAAGCAGGTAATACCGcggtatttttaaaatgtcctcaaaatgttgaaaaaacactgaaaaatttaaataatttcaccaaaatgtatatttaaatagatttgTTATATATTAAAGTCTTAATAATAACAACCTgaacaaaacacagcaaaatTAACATTAACCAAGTATAAAAAACTGTGCAAGATAAACattatatacaataaataaagaCTTCTCAAAACTGTGCAACATTAACAATAGTCACAGCAAACGgttcaaaataaacattatagtaaaaataaaaatattgtttaaaaaaatttcaaaactgCAGCAATTCAATAAtgaccacagtaaaaaaaataaataagtcagaaaacagataaaaaaaagtgcaggtGTAATTTCACATTACGTAAACTTGAATACGTTTATACCACTActacctttattttttaatgaaatacagCAAGAAAGTGTCAGTGAGGTCGCTgacggttaaaaaaaaaagaaaaaacatctcCAACAGGTAGAGACATAACGCTCTCTCTACCAAGCACCATGTCTGAATGAAACCACCTATACCAGAACTAATAACTAAGTACAAAGTAAACCGAATTAAAAACAGACCTGAAGCTGAAAAAACTCTAAACATTAACGTTTGTTGACATGTTGTGAGTGAGCAGagcgcctgtgtgtgtgtgtgtgtgtgtgtgtgtgtgtgtgtgtgtgtgtgtgtgtgtgtgtgtgtgtgtgtgtgtgtgtgtgtgtgtgtgtgtgtgtgtgtgtgtgtgtgtgtgtgagagagaaacgCTGTGAGGATTTTCATTCAATCCTctctgaaagtggaaaaatgcctTGAGGGCCGCTAAGTATCATGTTCTCCCTCTACCATGTCTTCTTCACAACATAAGAAGTGCACATTGCACGGTGCGCATGCATAGGGAGACTGATAAACTATCTCACGAGTTTTCCACACCGTGGTTATCGACCGTGGCGGTTACCA from Gouania willdenowi chromosome 4, fGouWil2.1, whole genome shotgun sequence includes the following:
- the phb2b gene encoding prohibitin-2b isoform X1; amino-acid sequence: MANREPNRLLQHLRDLASRVSSGGKGAGLGLKLLIAAGALAYGVKEATYTVEGGQRAIIFNRIGGMQMDTVLAEGLHFRIPWFQYPIIYDIRAKPRKISSLTGSKDLQMVNIAVRVLSRPMASNLPVLYQKLGKDYDERVLPSIVNEVLKSVVAKFNASQLITQRAQVSLLVRRELFERAKDFNIILDDVSITELSFSSQYTAAVEAKQVAQQEAQRAQFFVEKAKQDQRQKIIQAEGEAEAAKMLGQAVTKNPGYLKLRKIRAAQNIAKTVALSQNKVYLNSDSLVLNLQDQTSFNNMLLSTKK
- the phb2b gene encoding prohibitin-2b isoform X2; translated protein: MEGGQRAIIFNRIGGMQMDTVLAEGLHFRIPWFQYPIIYDIRAKPRKISSLTGSKDLQMVNIAVRVLSRPMASNLPVLYQKLGKDYDERVLPSIVNEVLKSVVAKFNASQLITQRAQVSLLVRRELFERAKDFNIILDDVSITELSFSSQYTAAVEAKQVAQQEAQRAQFFVEKAKQDQRQKIIQAEGEAEAAKMLGQAVTKNPGYLKLRKIRAAQNIAKTVALSQNKVYLNSDSLVLNLQDQTSFNNMLLSTKK